The following are from one region of the Nicotiana tabacum cultivar K326 chromosome 3, ASM71507v2, whole genome shotgun sequence genome:
- the LOC107791390 gene encoding uncharacterized protein LOC107791390: protein MATLQKFKLLATQCAVAGSPTRSPTTSPVIHLRRRKTLRMLLSRNRRLPRREVCSPDRHRDSPEKGKELVVSHKLKDLFVSSPPSFENTLSGNTRQGLSPATSGAGGGISAGSAVRRIGLRSLRPLSATFRQRLLRRAWRPVLVSIPE, encoded by the coding sequence ATGGCTACTTTGCAGAAATTCAAGCTTCTTGCAACTCAATGTGCAGTAGCAGGAAGCCCAACGAGGAGCCCAACAACAAGCCCAGTTATTCACCTCCGCCGACGGAAGACTCTACGTATGCTTCTCAGCCGTAACCGTAGGCTGCCTCGCCGGGAAGTCTGCTCGCCGGATCGGCACCGAGATTCGCCGGAGAAGGGGAAGGAACTGGTTGTCAGTCACAAGCTGAAGGACTTGTTTGTTTCATCGCCTCCCTCCTTTGAAAACACACTTTCGGGGAATACGAGACAAGGACTCTCGCCGGCAACCTCCGGTGCCGGTGGCGGTATTAGTGCGGGGTCAGCTGTTCGGAGAATTGGGCTACGTTCGCTCCGACCATTATCGGCGACTTTCCGGCAACGGTTACTTAGGAGGGCTTGGCGACCTGTACTTGTGAGCATACCTGAGTAA